Proteins from a genomic interval of Kitasatospora kifunensis:
- a CDS encoding UDP-N-acetylmuramoyl-tripeptide--D-alanyl-D-alanine ligase, which yields MVPMTLQEIAEAVGGVLYDAPDPKALVDRPAVINSQLADHGSLFVALAGERTDGHRFARAAVAAGAVGVLAARPVGVPAVVVPDVITALAQLARAVFARLAAPTVVALTGSAGKTSTKDLLAQVLETMDTTLATPRSFNNEIGLPLTVLGAESDTRYLVAEMGASRAGHIAYLTGILAPTVGLVTNVGTAHIGEFGGSKEAIASAKSELIQALPADGLAVLNADDPYVMSMAAASAAPILTFGQSVGDVRAIEVGLDAAGRPSFTLTHQGAAARVELGMYGLHHVANANAAAAVALGLGAGLDQVAEALSAARQLTPGRMEVSERPDGITVVNDAFNANPDSMEVALRAVAAMADGRRRVVAVLGEMRELGDESAAHHAELGRRVAATGVTELIAVGDTEAALVHAQARAGGVDSTLVPDRQAALDLLLASLRPGDLVLLKGSHTAGLEETAHRLRDCAPTAQTVTG from the coding sequence GTGGTCCCCATGACGTTGCAAGAGATCGCCGAGGCCGTCGGCGGTGTGCTGTACGACGCGCCCGACCCGAAGGCGTTGGTCGACCGCCCCGCGGTGATCAACTCCCAGCTCGCCGATCACGGCTCGCTCTTCGTCGCGCTGGCCGGCGAGCGCACCGACGGCCACCGTTTCGCGCGCGCCGCCGTCGCCGCCGGCGCGGTGGGGGTGCTGGCCGCGCGCCCGGTGGGGGTGCCCGCCGTGGTCGTCCCCGACGTGATCACCGCGCTGGCCCAGTTGGCCAGGGCGGTCTTCGCCAGGCTGGCGGCGCCCACGGTGGTCGCGCTGACCGGCTCGGCCGGCAAGACCAGCACCAAGGACCTGCTCGCCCAGGTGCTGGAGACCATGGACACCACGCTGGCCACCCCGCGATCGTTCAACAACGAGATCGGCCTGCCGCTGACCGTGCTCGGCGCGGAGAGCGACACCCGCTACCTGGTGGCCGAGATGGGTGCCAGCCGGGCCGGGCACATCGCCTACCTGACCGGGATCCTGGCGCCGACCGTGGGCCTGGTGACCAACGTCGGCACCGCGCACATCGGCGAGTTCGGCGGCAGCAAGGAGGCGATCGCCTCCGCGAAGAGCGAGTTGATCCAGGCGCTGCCGGCCGACGGCCTGGCGGTGCTCAACGCCGACGACCCGTACGTGATGTCGATGGCCGCCGCCTCCGCGGCTCCGATTCTGACGTTCGGTCAGAGTGTGGGCGACGTACGGGCCATCGAGGTGGGTCTGGACGCGGCCGGGCGTCCTTCCTTCACGCTGACTCACCAGGGCGCCGCCGCCCGGGTCGAGTTGGGGATGTACGGACTGCACCACGTCGCCAACGCCAACGCGGCCGCCGCCGTCGCGCTCGGCCTCGGCGCCGGACTCGACCAGGTCGCCGAAGCACTCAGCGCAGCCAGGCAGTTGACGCCGGGGCGGATGGAGGTCAGCGAGCGCCCGGACGGGATCACCGTGGTCAACGACGCGTTCAACGCGAACCCCGACTCGATGGAGGTGGCGCTGCGTGCCGTGGCCGCGATGGCCGACGGCCGCCGCCGGGTGGTCGCCGTTCTCGGGGAGATGCGCGAGCTGGGCGATGAATCGGCGGCCCACCACGCCGAACTGGGCCGCCGGGTGGCGGCCACCGGTGTCACCGAGCTGATCGCGGTCGGTGACACCGAAGCCGCGCTGGTCCACGCCCAGGCACGGGCCGGCGGCGTGGACAGCACGCTGGTCCCCGATCGGCAGGCGGCGCTCGACCTCCTGCTCGCCTCGCTGCGCCCCGGCGATCTGGTCCTGCTCAAGGGCTCGCACACCGCCGGCCTGGAGGAGACCGCCCACCGCCTGCGGGACTGCGCGCCGACCGCGCAGACCGTTACGGGCTGA
- a CDS encoding glycosyltransferase family 2 protein has translation MAEDLAPVSVVIAAYNAELTLGPALASALAQLPPPAQVIVVDDGSKDGTAAVAASFPGVEVIEQRNQGPSAARNCGLRAATQPWVAFLDADDLWLPGKLARQLAIAHRRPEAVLLAGDWVRTPSALSRPDGNAMAPETETVLHYRDLLVLNRFQTSTVLVRTEVLTACGGFDPALDGAEDWDLWLRCARLGPAVKLDVPLVVYRDEPTGYSKDLPRLYRRMLMMLHRERPGTSLTEAGFARVLAWHHLRFALAFLLAGQPHHSRGVLRELRDTGLARHVPGAAVGYLLPFLGGRVLRRLRRS, from the coding sequence ATGGCCGAAGACCTGGCGCCCGTCAGCGTGGTGATCGCCGCGTACAACGCGGAGCTGACCCTGGGCCCGGCACTGGCCTCCGCGCTGGCCCAGCTGCCGCCACCGGCACAGGTGATCGTCGTCGACGACGGCTCGAAGGACGGCACGGCCGCCGTGGCCGCCTCCTTCCCCGGGGTCGAGGTGATCGAGCAGCGCAACCAGGGCCCCTCGGCGGCCCGCAACTGCGGGCTCCGCGCGGCCACCCAGCCCTGGGTGGCCTTTCTCGACGCGGACGACCTCTGGCTGCCGGGCAAGCTGGCCCGACAACTCGCCATCGCCCACCGCCGGCCCGAGGCGGTACTGCTCGCGGGCGACTGGGTCCGCACGCCGTCCGCGCTGAGCCGCCCGGACGGCAACGCCATGGCACCGGAGACCGAGACCGTGCTGCACTACCGGGACCTCCTGGTGCTCAACCGGTTCCAGACCTCCACCGTCCTGGTCCGCACCGAGGTGCTGACCGCCTGCGGCGGCTTCGATCCGGCGCTGGACGGCGCCGAGGACTGGGACCTGTGGCTGCGCTGCGCCAGGCTGGGACCGGCCGTCAAACTCGACGTCCCGCTGGTGGTCTACCGCGACGAGCCCACCGGCTACAGCAAGGACCTGCCCCGCCTGTACCGCCGGATGCTGATGATGCTGCACCGCGAGCGGCCCGGGACCTCGCTGACCGAGGCCGGCTTCGCCCGGGTGCTGGCCTGGCACCACCTGCGCTTCGCGCTGGCCTTCCTGCTGGCCGGTCAACCGCACCACAGCCGCGGGGTGCTGCGCGAGCTGCGTGACACGGGACTGGCCCGGCACGTGCCCGGCGCGGCCGTCGGCTACCTGCTGCCCTTCCTGGGCGGGCGGGTGCTGCGCCGGCTGCGCAGGAGCTGA